GCTCAGCCAGGCCGACATCGGCAAAACGACAGCGTTGGCTACCAGGTAGGTCGTCAAAATCCAGGTCACCTCATCAAAGCTGCGACCTAGCCCCCCGGCGATATGCGGCAGAGCCACATTGGCAATGGAGGTATCCAGAAGCTCCATGAAGGTAGCGATGGTTACGGTCAGCGCCACCACCCACGGGTTCACCTGCCTTCGGTTCTCTGCCACGACTGTACCCTTTCATGCGACCGATCGGTCTCTTTTTACATCTAAAAACATGAGACCGGACGGTCTCAAGTAGAGATAAGATGGAGCCGGGCAGGAGAACGATTCAAATGAAAAAAGGCCAGCAGACGCGCGAACGCATCATTGCCCAGGCGGCCCCCGTATTCAATGCATATGGCTACGAGGGGGCAACCATGTCACAGCTCATGGAAGCCACCGGCCTGGAAAAAGGCGGCATTTATCGCCACTTCAGCAGTAAGGAAGAGCTCGCAAAGGAGTCGTTCAAGTTCGCCTGGAATACGGTGCTGGAGGTCCGCCTTCGAGGGCTGGATGAAGTGCCGACCGCCCTCGGCAAACTGCGGCACATCATCGATAACTTCGTTGAGATCCGGTCTCCGGTTTCAGGAGGGTGCCCCCTGCTGAATACAGCCATGGACTGTGACGACGGCAACCCCGCGCTGCGTGAGCTGGCGAAGAAGACACTGCAAAATTGGCAGCAGCGCCTGATGAAGATTGTGGACGATGGCATACACACCGGGGAGATCGTGGGCACCGCTTCACCGAAGATCACCGCAAACATCATCATCTCTACCCTTGAGGGCGCGGTGATGATTACCCGGC
This genomic window from Terriglobus albidus contains:
- a CDS encoding TetR/AcrR family transcriptional regulator; the protein is MKKGQQTRERIIAQAAPVFNAYGYEGATMSQLMEATGLEKGGIYRHFSSKEELAKESFKFAWNTVLEVRLRGLDEVPTALGKLRHIIDNFVEIRSPVSGGCPLLNTAMDCDDGNPALRELAKKTLQNWQQRLMKIVDDGIHTGEIVGTASPKITANIIISTLEGAVMITRLEHTLDALHDARTALSAHLETLAAKPRRHART